A stretch of Cystobacter ferrugineus DNA encodes these proteins:
- a CDS encoding polyhydroxyalkanoate synthesis regulator DNA-binding domain-containing protein yields the protein MSEPEQAGVPAKEPKVIKRYTNRKLYDTVESRYVTLDEIAAMIKEGVEVQIVDNKTKEDLTSVTLAQIIFEEEKKRNRMPLTVLREIIRHPGESLTDFIQKAVTPRVVSIREEAESRLDKLLRREETTPGGEPAAAPEEEGGTTAPAPSGAAELLKASQRALEDWQRRIDERVKQAVENLAGNLPALGRDMQVLTQRLEELEKKLDEMDKKKQS from the coding sequence ATGAGCGAGCCAGAGCAGGCAGGCGTGCCGGCGAAGGAGCCTAAGGTCATCAAGCGATACACGAACCGCAAGCTCTACGACACCGTCGAGAGCCGGTACGTGACCCTCGACGAGATCGCCGCGATGATCAAGGAAGGCGTGGAGGTCCAGATTGTCGATAACAAGACGAAAGAGGACCTCACCTCGGTCACGCTCGCGCAGATCATCTTCGAGGAGGAGAAGAAGCGGAACCGGATGCCCCTGACGGTGCTCCGGGAGATCATCCGCCACCCGGGCGAGTCCCTGACGGACTTCATCCAGAAGGCCGTCACGCCCCGCGTGGTGTCCATCCGCGAGGAGGCCGAGTCCCGGCTCGACAAGCTGCTGCGCCGTGAGGAAACCACTCCGGGCGGCGAGCCCGCGGCGGCTCCGGAGGAGGAGGGCGGCACCACGGCACCGGCGCCCAGCGGAGCGGCGGAGCTGCTCAAGGCCAGCCAGCGGGCGCTCGAGGACTGGCAGCGCCGGATCGACGAGCGCGTCAAGCAGGCGGTGGAGAACCTGGCCGGCAACCTGCCCGCGCTCGGTCGTGACATGCAGGTGCTCACCCAGCGGCTCGAGGAGCTCGAGAAGAAGCTGGATGAGATGGACAAGAAGAAGCAGTCCTGA
- a CDS encoding twin-arginine translocase TatA/TatE family subunit, which produces MLGLRLGELLFIGFILVVVFSAARMGQLGNAVGRFVYSFKKASKGGDLVDARPLPRNKRGQDVSDADYHHDSGPKRG; this is translated from the coding sequence ATGTTGGGACTGCGGCTCGGAGAACTGCTTTTCATCGGCTTCATCCTGGTGGTGGTGTTCTCCGCCGCCCGGATGGGTCAGCTCGGCAATGCCGTGGGCCGCTTCGTCTACTCCTTCAAGAAGGCCTCCAAGGGCGGAGATCTGGTGGACGCCCGGCCCCTGCCCCGTAACAAGCGGGGCCAGGACGTCTCGGACGCCGACTACCACCACGACTCCGGCCCCAAGCGCGGCTAG
- a CDS encoding MXAN_5808 family serine peptidase — protein MPRFFRRITAVAVLLGAWALVGNDRAPLPLTLGVAEAGQAGSDAARANGEKNGGQQHDLSSLRVFTKVILYVKDNYVDPKRVRPKEMMISALEYVEKSVPDVLVDGSTETGKLNVNVNGKLREFDLSHVDSLWKMSFTLKDVFDFINKNMRPMEDTRDIEYAAVNGMLSTLDPHSVLLRPEVYREMKLSTKGEFGGLGFVIQMREGNLTVVKVLPKTPAHRAGILKDDQIKKIGEESTVNMDLNEAVSKLRGPVDSRITITVERKGWDKPRAMTLARGMISIDSVQHKLLAGNVGYVRLKNFQGNTTRDLQSALSEMRKQTEAKGGLKGVVLDLRGNPGGLLEQAIQVSDTFVSNGTIVSTVGLSDKLREEKKAHADDGEESYPVAVLVNAGSASASEIVAGALKNLNRAVIIGRQTFGKGSVQVLYDFPDDSALKLTIAKYLTPGDVSIQEVGIVPDIELVPSAVTDERVVVFAPRKTIGEADLDQHFGNPNSESVAKKREDVLGREKPLETVKYLKVDQKQLQAIAKKQEDAAKNPEGAKDDPKTHAGSHLLDVDSVGSSEELDDQLDAESQDEVKEDFEVQFARDYVLQVPFTERKQMLQKGKAFVEKKISEEAQRINSAITALGVDWSAGPTPKDVKLATTFSPSADQKITAGETFDMAFTAENKGSEPLKRVRAWTESDNYYLDRREFLIGSLAPGEKKTWKVKVRLPKDLTSRRDDVTVKVLDDNGTLPTTLVSELSFVELPRPAFAFNWQVVDDCDTCNRDGVAQRGEDISVILDVTNTGKGKALDSFAQIKNAGEPNIFIEKGRFKLGEMAPGETKTARFQLAVKKALKDDQFQLKLAILDEPLEELAMEKLELPVTDAPAIKFEPKKGSVKVADKAELLAEPRADATVVGRLPKAATLAVEATTKGFYRVALDKERFAFVRSQDARETSAKAGPTPEFAHLSRRSPPEIKLDVDPSQGGLVATGDKYTLSGEVSDAQGLLDMYVLVNDQKVYFQGADTTNAKAGTPQRIKFSTEFTLKEGNNSVLVVARESSDFASRRAVLIRRRPAEVAQKLAPPGTAAKQ, from the coding sequence ATGCCGCGATTCTTTCGCCGGATCACCGCCGTCGCCGTTCTGCTGGGCGCCTGGGCCCTCGTTGGCAATGACCGCGCCCCCCTGCCCCTGACCCTGGGGGTCGCGGAGGCCGGCCAGGCGGGCTCGGATGCCGCCCGCGCCAATGGGGAGAAGAACGGTGGGCAGCAGCACGACCTGTCCTCCCTGCGCGTCTTCACCAAGGTCATCCTCTACGTGAAGGACAACTACGTCGACCCCAAGCGCGTGCGGCCCAAGGAGATGATGATCTCCGCGCTGGAGTACGTGGAGAAGAGCGTGCCGGACGTGCTCGTGGACGGCAGCACCGAGACGGGCAAGCTCAACGTGAACGTCAACGGCAAGCTGCGTGAGTTCGACCTGAGCCACGTGGACTCGCTCTGGAAGATGTCCTTCACGCTCAAGGACGTCTTCGACTTCATCAACAAGAACATGCGTCCCATGGAGGACACGCGCGACATCGAGTACGCGGCCGTCAACGGGATGCTCTCCACGTTGGATCCGCACTCGGTGCTCCTGCGCCCCGAGGTGTACCGGGAGATGAAGCTGTCCACCAAGGGTGAGTTCGGTGGCCTGGGCTTCGTCATCCAGATGCGCGAGGGCAACCTCACCGTGGTCAAGGTGCTGCCCAAGACGCCGGCGCACCGCGCGGGCATCCTCAAGGACGATCAGATCAAGAAGATTGGCGAGGAGTCCACGGTCAACATGGACCTCAACGAGGCCGTGTCCAAGCTGCGCGGCCCCGTGGACAGCCGCATCACCATCACCGTGGAGCGCAAGGGCTGGGACAAGCCGCGCGCCATGACGCTCGCGCGCGGGATGATCTCCATCGACAGCGTGCAGCACAAGCTCCTGGCCGGCAACGTGGGCTACGTGCGGCTGAAGAACTTCCAGGGCAACACCACGCGCGACCTGCAGTCGGCGCTCTCGGAGATGCGCAAGCAGACCGAGGCCAAGGGCGGGCTCAAGGGCGTGGTGCTCGACCTGCGCGGCAACCCGGGCGGTCTGCTCGAGCAGGCCATCCAGGTGTCCGACACCTTCGTGTCCAACGGCACCATCGTCTCCACGGTGGGCCTGTCGGACAAGCTGCGCGAGGAGAAGAAGGCCCACGCGGACGACGGCGAGGAGTCCTACCCGGTGGCGGTGCTCGTCAACGCGGGCAGCGCCTCGGCCTCGGAGATCGTCGCCGGCGCGCTCAAGAACCTCAACCGCGCGGTCATCATCGGCCGCCAGACGTTCGGCAAGGGCAGCGTGCAGGTGCTCTATGACTTCCCGGACGACAGCGCGCTCAAGCTCACCATCGCCAAGTACCTCACCCCCGGGGACGTCTCCATCCAGGAAGTGGGTATCGTTCCGGACATCGAGCTGGTGCCTTCCGCCGTCACCGACGAGCGCGTGGTGGTGTTCGCGCCCCGCAAGACGATTGGCGAGGCGGACCTGGATCAGCACTTCGGCAATCCCAACTCGGAGTCGGTGGCCAAGAAGCGCGAGGACGTGCTCGGCCGCGAGAAGCCGCTCGAGACGGTGAAGTACCTCAAGGTGGACCAGAAGCAGCTCCAGGCCATCGCCAAGAAGCAGGAGGACGCGGCCAAGAACCCCGAGGGCGCCAAGGACGACCCCAAGACGCACGCGGGCAGCCACCTGTTGGACGTGGACTCGGTGGGCAGCAGCGAGGAGCTGGATGACCAGCTCGACGCGGAGAGCCAGGACGAGGTGAAGGAGGACTTCGAGGTGCAGTTCGCCCGCGACTACGTGCTCCAGGTGCCCTTCACCGAGCGCAAGCAGATGCTGCAGAAGGGCAAGGCCTTCGTGGAGAAGAAGATCTCCGAGGAGGCACAGCGCATCAACTCGGCCATCACCGCCCTGGGCGTGGACTGGAGCGCCGGCCCCACGCCCAAGGACGTGAAGCTCGCCACCACCTTCAGCCCCTCCGCGGACCAGAAGATCACCGCGGGCGAGACGTTCGACATGGCCTTCACCGCGGAGAACAAGGGCAGCGAGCCCCTCAAGCGCGTGCGCGCCTGGACCGAGAGCGACAACTACTACCTGGACCGCCGCGAGTTCCTCATCGGCAGCCTCGCCCCCGGGGAGAAGAAGACCTGGAAGGTGAAGGTGCGCCTGCCCAAGGATCTCACCTCGCGCCGCGATGACGTGACGGTGAAGGTGCTCGACGACAACGGCACGCTGCCCACCACGCTGGTGAGCGAGCTGAGCTTCGTGGAGCTGCCGCGCCCCGCCTTCGCCTTCAACTGGCAGGTGGTGGATGACTGCGACACGTGCAACCGCGATGGCGTCGCCCAGCGCGGCGAGGACATCAGCGTCATCCTCGACGTGACGAACACCGGCAAGGGCAAGGCGCTCGACTCGTTCGCGCAGATCAAGAACGCGGGCGAGCCGAACATCTTCATCGAGAAGGGCCGCTTCAAACTGGGCGAGATGGCCCCGGGCGAGACGAAGACGGCGCGCTTCCAGCTCGCGGTGAAGAAGGCCCTCAAGGACGACCAGTTCCAGCTCAAGCTGGCCATCCTCGACGAGCCGCTCGAGGAGCTGGCCATGGAGAAGCTGGAGCTGCCGGTGACGGACGCCCCGGCCATCAAGTTCGAGCCGAAGAAGGGCTCGGTGAAGGTGGCGGACAAGGCGGAGCTGCTGGCCGAGCCGCGCGCGGACGCCACCGTGGTGGGCCGGCTGCCCAAGGCGGCCACGCTGGCCGTGGAGGCGACGACCAAGGGCTTCTACCGGGTGGCGCTCGACAAGGAGCGCTTCGCCTTCGTGCGCTCGCAGGACGCGCGCGAGACGTCGGCCAAGGCCGGCCCCACGCCCGAGTTCGCCCACCTGTCGCGCCGCTCGCCGCCGGAGATCAAGCTCGACGTGGACCCCAGCCAGGGCGGACTGGTGGCCACGGGAGACAAGTACACCCTGAGCGGTGAGGTGAGTGACGCGCAGGGCCTCCTGGACATGTACGTCCTGGTGAACGACCAGAAGGTCTACTTCCAGGGGGCGGACACGACCAACGCCAAGGCGGGCACGCCGCAGCGGATCAAGTTCTCCACCGAGTTCACCCTCAAGGAGGGCAACAACAGCGTCCTGGTGGTGGCGCGCGAGAGCTCCGACTTCGCCAGCCGCCGCGCGGTGCTCATCCGCCGCCGTCCGGCCGAGGTGGCCCAGAAGCTCGCGCCTCCGGGCACGGCCGCCAAGCAGTAG
- a CDS encoding glycerophosphodiester phosphodiesterase — MLLLAHRGASADAPENTLAAFQEAVTQGADGVELDAMVCGSGEVVVCHDEHLERLAGLPWEVRTTSWWKLKGADVGSRLGFAPARIPLLEEVLDALPAHFLVNIELKCDHFDDGGLAAKVARLVSERRLAERVIISSFNPVCLLRTAAAAPSLRRGFLIDPDKRWGPQAHGLVPLVSSHSVHPYYEQCTPERVEAWRERGLRVAVWTVDDARRARALKEMGVSYLITNRPRAVREALR; from the coding sequence ATGCTCCTGCTCGCCCACCGTGGTGCCAGCGCCGATGCCCCGGAAAATACCCTCGCCGCCTTCCAGGAGGCCGTGACCCAGGGGGCCGATGGCGTGGAACTGGACGCCATGGTGTGTGGCTCGGGCGAGGTGGTGGTGTGCCACGACGAGCACCTGGAGCGGCTCGCCGGCCTGCCCTGGGAGGTGCGCACTACGTCCTGGTGGAAGCTCAAGGGCGCGGACGTGGGCAGCCGGCTCGGCTTCGCCCCCGCGCGCATTCCCCTGCTGGAGGAGGTGCTGGACGCGCTGCCCGCGCACTTCCTCGTCAACATCGAGCTCAAGTGTGACCACTTCGACGATGGAGGGCTCGCCGCGAAGGTGGCCCGGCTCGTCTCGGAGCGGCGGCTGGCCGAGCGGGTCATCATCTCGAGCTTCAACCCGGTGTGCCTCTTGCGGACCGCCGCCGCCGCGCCCTCGCTGCGCCGTGGTTTCCTCATCGATCCGGACAAGCGCTGGGGCCCGCAGGCCCACGGCCTGGTGCCGCTCGTCTCGTCGCACTCGGTGCACCCCTATTACGAGCAGTGCACGCCGGAGCGCGTGGAGGCGTGGCGAGAGCGGGGGCTGCGCGTGGCGGTGTGGACGGTGGATGACGCCCGGCGCGCGCGCGCCCTGAAGGAGATGGGCGTCTCCTACCTCATCACCAACCGGCCGCGCGCCGTGCGCGAGGCCCTGCGCTAG
- a CDS encoding zinc-ribbon domain-containing protein codes for MIVKCEQCETRFKIPDEKVTEKGVKVRCTKCQHTFRVVREEVSPAVPAPAVVAPAAPAAKPAMAARVGTPLEVPRAAAPATRPVPPGVKPAQAAPPGLAAPRGAAPALPRVTSLEPPRTPATLDLDPLMEFSGETSSASARALSDRPLTPALSLSFDESNPFATVDAPAPKQAVARPPAPMRAAPAPKPAPGLAPPVPAPVPARSPTPVAMRAAPAPKPAPIPAPPVPVPVQVPARSPAPAPVRAAPVPLPVEEPDPFSLPPDDEPVVTTFDPDAAPASAPASFAAADPFALPSSAPAAPVYEEMEGLEGNNPFVSFEPPPPVAAPPPPAPPPAPVPVPVRSAAPVAAQAPAPADMGGFENDNPFAAFDPVSALPAAAAAAPAPSMPSGIPDWGAPAQQGAPSGIPDWGAPAQQGAPSGIPDWGAPAGQGNAPGAPSPFQDFRGSDATPSGRGSLADPPAPRPAPPVVAPPELPAAAGSRPGPGIVQRLAAAAVQLVVLAVLVAGLLALTLASLNEGRVDLSDLSVARIREWLSPTMPLVARDVSNGLYEATGGKSLFFVRGEVVNRGATPTRVKARVSLFDGTQRVLSAEGLAGPPPTPEDLHSVRTAGDAAALRTRLDSAAEAVAPGADMPFVVFFFDYPQNLSDLRLEVTLEPQGVAATTGGVREGSAGNGQP; via the coding sequence ATGATCGTCAAGTGTGAGCAGTGCGAGACGCGGTTCAAGATCCCCGATGAGAAGGTGACGGAGAAGGGGGTCAAGGTCCGCTGCACCAAGTGTCAGCATACGTTCCGGGTGGTGCGCGAGGAGGTTTCTCCCGCCGTGCCCGCTCCGGCCGTGGTCGCGCCCGCCGCGCCGGCCGCGAAGCCCGCGATGGCCGCCCGCGTGGGCACGCCCCTCGAGGTCCCTCGGGCCGCGGCTCCCGCGACGAGGCCCGTCCCGCCCGGCGTGAAGCCCGCGCAGGCCGCCCCGCCGGGGCTCGCCGCTCCTCGCGGGGCCGCTCCCGCGCTGCCTCGTGTCACTTCCCTGGAGCCGCCGCGGACGCCCGCGACGCTCGATCTGGATCCCTTGATGGAGTTCTCGGGGGAGACGTCGTCGGCGTCCGCTCGCGCACTTTCTGATCGGCCGCTGACTCCCGCGCTGTCGCTGTCGTTCGACGAGAGCAATCCGTTCGCGACGGTGGATGCGCCCGCGCCGAAGCAGGCCGTGGCCAGGCCGCCGGCGCCCATGCGCGCCGCTCCGGCGCCGAAGCCCGCCCCGGGGCTCGCGCCTCCGGTACCGGCCCCGGTTCCCGCCCGGAGTCCCACGCCGGTGGCCATGCGCGCCGCTCCGGCGCCGAAGCCCGCTCCAATCCCCGCGCCCCCCGTGCCGGTGCCAGTCCAGGTTCCCGCCAGGAGCCCGGCGCCGGCGCCCGTGCGCGCCGCTCCAGTTCCCCTTCCCGTCGAGGAGCCGGATCCGTTCTCGCTGCCTCCGGACGATGAACCCGTCGTGACGACGTTCGATCCGGATGCCGCTCCGGCGTCGGCCCCCGCGTCGTTCGCGGCGGCGGATCCGTTCGCGTTGCCGTCCAGCGCGCCCGCGGCCCCCGTGTACGAGGAGATGGAGGGGCTCGAGGGCAACAACCCGTTCGTGTCGTTCGAGCCACCCCCTCCGGTGGCCGCGCCGCCACCTCCCGCGCCGCCTCCCGCTCCGGTGCCCGTGCCGGTCCGGAGCGCGGCGCCCGTCGCGGCCCAGGCTCCGGCTCCCGCCGACATGGGCGGGTTCGAGAACGACAACCCGTTCGCCGCGTTCGATCCCGTGTCCGCGCTACCCGCGGCGGCCGCGGCGGCTCCCGCTCCATCCATGCCCTCGGGCATTCCGGACTGGGGGGCTCCCGCGCAGCAGGGCGCGCCCTCGGGCATTCCGGACTGGGGGGCTCCCGCGCAGCAGGGCGCGCCCTCGGGCATTCCGGACTGGGGGGCTCCCGCCGGACAGGGGAACGCCCCGGGCGCGCCTTCTCCGTTCCAGGACTTCCGTGGCTCGGACGCCACGCCCTCGGGCCGGGGGAGTCTCGCCGACCCGCCGGCGCCCAGGCCCGCGCCGCCAGTGGTGGCCCCGCCCGAACTCCCGGCGGCAGCGGGATCGCGTCCCGGTCCCGGGATCGTTCAGCGGTTGGCGGCGGCGGCCGTCCAGCTCGTGGTGCTCGCGGTGCTCGTGGCCGGGCTGCTCGCCTTGACCCTCGCCTCGCTCAACGAGGGCCGGGTGGACTTGTCCGATCTGTCCGTCGCGCGCATTCGTGAGTGGCTGTCGCCCACGATGCCGCTGGTGGCCAGGGACGTCTCCAATGGGCTCTATGAGGCCACGGGCGGCAAGTCCCTCTTCTTCGTCCGGGGCGAGGTGGTCAATCGCGGCGCCACGCCCACCCGGGTGAAGGCCCGGGTCTCGCTGTTCGATGGGACGCAGCGGGTGTTGTCGGCGGAGGGGCTCGCGGGTCCGCCGCCCACGCCCGAGGATCTGCACTCGGTGCGCACCGCGGGCGACGCCGCCGCGCTGCGGACCCGTCTGGACTCGGCCGCGGAGGCGGTGGCTCCCGGCGCGGACATGCCCTTCGTCGTCTTCTTCTTCGACTACCCCCAGAACCTGTCGGACCTCCGGTTGGAGGTGACACTCGAACCCCAGGGCGTGGCGGCCACCACGGGAGGCGTTCGGGAGGGAAGCGCGGGCAATGGCCAGCCGTGA